One window from the genome of Bacillus tianshenii encodes:
- the rpoB gene encoding DNA-directed RNA polymerase subunit beta, whose product MTGQLVQYGRHRQRRSYARISEVLELPNLIEIQTASYQWFLDEGLREMFQDISPVEDFTGNLSLEFIDYSLGEPKYSVAEAKQRDVTYSAPLRVKVRLINKETGEVKEQEVFMGDFPLMTETGTFIINGAERVIVSQLVRSPSVYYSSKVDKNGKKGFTATVIPNRGAWLEYETDAKDVVYVRIDRTRKLPITVLLRALGFGSDQEIIDLIGENEYLKNTLEKDNTENSDKALLEIYERLRPGEPPTVDNAKSLLESRFFDPKRYDLANVGRYKINKKLHIKNRLFNQRLAESLVDPETGEIIAEAGTLLERRALDRILEHLENGVGFRRVAPHGGVVEEEIDIQSIKTYAPNDQEGEQTINIIGNGNIEKGIKNITPADIISSISYFFNLLHGVGGTDDIDHLGNRRLRSVGELLQNQFRIGLSRMERVIRERMSIQDTNAITPQALINIRPVIASIKEFFGSSQLSQFMDQTNPLAELTHKRRLSALGPGGLTRERAGFEVRDVHYSHYGRMCPIETPEGPNIGLINSLSSYAKVNKFGFIETPYRRVDPETGKVTAQIDYLTADEEDHYVVAQANARLGEDGSFIDEEVVARFRGENTLVKRENLDYMDVSPKQVVSAATACIPFLENDDSNRALMGANMQRQAVPLMRPEAPIVGTGMEYVSGKDSGAAVICKHEGIVERVEARNVYVREIKEIDGQEVRGDLHKYELQKYIRSNQGTCYNQRPIVSTGNRVTKGEILADGPSMEDGELALGRNVLVGFMTWDGYNYEDAIIMSERLVKDDVYTSIHIEEYESEARDTKLGPEEITRDIPNVGEDALRNLDERGIIRVGAEVSDGDLLVGKVTPKGVTELTAEERLLHAIFGEKAREVRDTSLRVPHGGGGIVLDVKIFNREDGDELPPGVNQLVRVYIVQKRKISEGDKMAGRHGNKGVISRILPEEDMPYLPDGTPIDIMLNPLGVPSRMNIGQVLELHLGMAARQLGIHVASPVFDGAREEDVWETLEEAGMSRDAKTVLYNGRTGEPFDNRVSVGVMYMIKLAHMVDDKLHARSTGPYSLVTQQPLGGKAQFGGQRFGEMEVWALEAYGAAYTLQEILTVKSDDVVGRVKTYESIVKGENVPEPGVPESFKVLIKELQSLGMDVKMLSSDEEEIEMRELDEDDQQSADKLNLTNQQ is encoded by the coding sequence ATTGAAATTCAAACTGCATCTTATCAATGGTTTCTTGATGAGGGTTTACGGGAAATGTTTCAGGATATTTCTCCGGTTGAGGACTTTACAGGCAACCTCTCATTAGAGTTTATCGATTACAGCTTGGGAGAGCCAAAGTACTCAGTGGCGGAGGCGAAACAACGCGACGTAACTTACTCTGCACCATTGCGTGTCAAGGTGCGGTTGATCAATAAAGAGACAGGCGAAGTGAAGGAACAGGAAGTATTCATGGGTGACTTCCCACTGATGACTGAAACAGGTACGTTCATTATTAATGGTGCAGAGCGTGTAATTGTTTCGCAGCTTGTTCGTTCACCGAGCGTCTATTACAGCAGTAAGGTCGATAAAAACGGTAAAAAAGGTTTTACAGCTACCGTTATTCCAAACCGTGGTGCGTGGCTTGAATACGAAACAGATGCCAAAGATGTTGTATATGTCCGCATTGATCGTACTCGGAAATTGCCGATTACGGTACTTTTGCGTGCACTTGGGTTTGGGTCTGATCAAGAAATCATCGATCTAATTGGCGAGAATGAATACTTAAAGAACACACTAGAAAAAGACAACACAGAGAACTCTGACAAAGCACTTCTTGAAATCTACGAGCGTCTACGTCCAGGGGAACCTCCTACAGTGGACAACGCAAAAAGTTTGCTTGAATCACGCTTCTTTGACCCGAAGCGCTATGATTTAGCAAATGTTGGACGTTATAAGATTAATAAGAAGCTTCATATTAAGAATCGCTTATTTAACCAACGTCTTGCTGAGTCATTAGTTGATCCTGAAACAGGTGAGATTATTGCTGAAGCAGGTACATTGCTTGAGCGTCGAGCATTAGATCGAATTCTTGAACACCTGGAAAACGGGGTAGGTTTCCGTCGTGTCGCTCCACATGGTGGTGTTGTGGAAGAGGAAATCGACATTCAATCGATCAAAACGTATGCTCCAAACGACCAAGAAGGCGAGCAAACAATCAATATTATCGGTAACGGTAATATCGAAAAAGGTATTAAAAACATTACGCCAGCTGATATTATTTCATCAATTAGTTATTTCTTTAACTTATTGCATGGAGTAGGCGGAACAGATGATATTGACCATCTTGGTAACCGTCGCTTACGTTCAGTAGGGGAGTTGCTTCAAAACCAATTCCGCATCGGGTTATCTCGTATGGAACGTGTTATCCGTGAGCGTATGTCAATTCAAGATACCAATGCAATTACGCCGCAAGCGCTTATCAACATTCGTCCAGTAATTGCTTCAATTAAAGAGTTCTTCGGAAGCTCTCAGTTGTCTCAGTTCATGGACCAAACGAATCCACTTGCGGAATTAACACATAAACGTCGTTTATCAGCACTAGGACCTGGTGGTTTAACTCGTGAGCGTGCAGGCTTCGAAGTTCGTGACGTTCACTATTCTCACTACGGTCGTATGTGCCCGATTGAAACACCTGAGGGTCCAAACATTGGGTTGATTAACTCACTTTCATCTTATGCGAAAGTAAACAAATTTGGTTTTATTGAAACACCATATCGTAGAGTTGACCCTGAAACAGGTAAAGTTACAGCTCAAATCGATTACTTAACAGCAGATGAAGAAGACCATTATGTAGTAGCCCAAGCGAATGCGCGCTTAGGTGAGGATGGTTCATTTATCGACGAAGAAGTCGTTGCTCGTTTCCGTGGTGAAAACACACTTGTAAAACGAGAAAACCTTGATTACATGGACGTATCGCCAAAGCAGGTTGTTTCTGCAGCGACTGCGTGTATTCCTTTCTTGGAAAACGATGACTCCAACCGTGCATTGATGGGTGCGAACATGCAGCGTCAAGCTGTTCCACTTATGCGTCCGGAAGCGCCAATCGTTGGTACAGGTATGGAATATGTATCAGGTAAAGACTCTGGTGCTGCTGTTATTTGTAAGCATGAAGGTATCGTTGAGCGCGTTGAAGCTCGTAACGTATATGTTCGTGAAATCAAAGAGATTGATGGACAGGAAGTACGTGGTGACCTTCACAAGTATGAATTACAAAAATACATCCGTTCGAACCAAGGTACATGCTATAACCAACGCCCAATCGTAAGCACAGGAAACCGTGTAACAAAAGGAGAAATCCTTGCAGATGGTCCTTCAATGGAGGACGGGGAATTAGCACTTGGACGTAACGTACTTGTAGGTTTCATGACATGGGATGGCTACAACTACGAGGATGCAATCATCATGAGTGAACGTCTTGTGAAAGATGATGTGTATACATCTATTCATATTGAAGAATATGAATCTGAAGCTCGTGATACAAAGCTTGGACCAGAAGAAATTACACGTGATATTCCAAACGTTGGTGAGGATGCATTACGCAACCTAGATGAACGTGGAATTATCCGTGTTGGTGCAGAAGTTTCTGATGGTGATTTGCTTGTTGGTAAAGTAACGCCAAAAGGTGTAACAGAACTAACAGCAGAAGAGCGTTTACTACATGCAATCTTCGGTGAAAAAGCTCGTGAAGTGCGTGATACTTCTCTACGTGTACCACACGGTGGTGGCGGTATTGTACTTGATGTTAAGATTTTCAACCGCGAAGATGGCGATGAATTACCACCAGGTGTGAACCAGCTTGTCCGTGTTTATATCGTTCAGAAGCGTAAGATTTCTGAAGGGGATAAAATGGCCGGACGACATGGTAACAAAGGTGTTATCTCACGTATTCTTCCAGAAGAAGATATGCCTTATCTTCCAGACGGTACGCCAATCGACATCATGTTGAACCCACTTGGGGTACCATCACGTATGAACATCGGTCAGGTACTTGAGCTTCATCTTGGTATGGCTGCTCGTCAACTAGGAATTCATGTTGCTTCACCAGTATTTGATGGTGCGCGTGAAGAAGATGTTTGGGAAACATTAGAAGAAGCTGGCATGTCACGTGACGCGAAGACGGTCCTTTACAATGGCCGTACTGGAGAGCCATTTGATAACCGTGTATCTGTCGGTGTCATGTACATGATTAAACTTGCACACATGGTAGATGATAAACTTCATGCTCGTTCAACAGGTCCTTACTCACTTGTTACGCAACAGCCGCTCGGTGGTAAAGCACAGTTCGGTGGACAGCGTTTTGGTGAGATGGAGGTATGGGCACTTGAAGCATATGGTGCAGCATATACATTGCAGGAAATTCTCACTGTTAAGTCTGACGACGTCGTCGGCCGCGTGAAAACATATGAATCAATTGTAAAAGGCGAAAACGTCCCAGAGCCAGGCGTTCCTGAGTCCTTCAAAGTATTAATTAAAGAACTTCAGAGTCTTGGTATGGATGTTAAGATGCTTTCTAGCGATGAAGAAGAAATTGAAATGCGTGAACTAGATGAAGACGACCAACAGTCAGCGGATAAGTTGAATTTGACAAATCAGCAATAA